A section of the Xiphias gladius isolate SHS-SW01 ecotype Sanya breed wild chromosome 10, ASM1685928v1, whole genome shotgun sequence genome encodes:
- the ganc gene encoding neutral alpha-glucosidase C isoform X1, with the protein MVERQEMVYFPLYAWCMMCILCVCILYGFSLCSFPSVVPDDEGREKFKTSDHVAFYRRQMQGPNLQHRALLDTMVLTEKGARFELLEPDTQTRLLLTVSPCKNDTVRISIDELQPIKARYRVPDVITGEPQREQLRVERQTKDFVALSWSSGRHGVRVWHFPFQVEILCEDAAMVTFNSKGKLWFETLQDRPRATSPASELEEDPTGLLWKETFRQFVDIKANGPSSIGADLCLHGFSHVFGLPEHADSLRLRDTRDGEPYRLYNLDVFAYDLYSRLGLYGSVPLLVAHKLDRTLGVFWLNASETFVNVHYSPAEHQDDQTPPIKRRRLQPQTDIHWLSESGVIDCVVLLGPSPQQLFGQYAQLTGYQALPPLFALGYHQCRWNYNDEADVKAVDAGFDRHNIPYDVIWLDIEHTDGKRYFTWDPVLFPEPAGLQRHLEKKKRKLVVISDPHIKADPDWSLYCEARDGGLFVKDREGQLYQGSCWPGESCYLDFSSPAARAWYSRCFSLDKYKGSTPSLFVWNDMNEPSVFDGPEQTMPKDAVHCGGWEHRELHNLYGFYQHMATVEGLITRSGGSERPFVLSRSFFAGSQRLGAIWTGDNVATWEYLKISIPMLLSLSVAGIAFCGADVGGFIKDPDPELLVRWYQAAALQPFFRGHSAKGTKRREPWLFGEEVTAAIRTVIQQRYCLLPYWYTLFHQAHTSGLPPLRPLWVEFSREQSTFTVDNQYMIGGALLACPVVEPGLQEVRVLLPGSAEIWYDVHSAKAYKGGKTLSLPVTLDTVPVFQRGGSVVCRWAGSGSCTAELQQLPLSITVALSSQGAADGELFLDDGHSFNYRDSKAFCLRRFDMRSGRLLCRPAREEGTFDCDTAVHSVTVLGVKSKPSTVIVHASGSKDTSAAFQYTETCCTLTLSNLNLGVAADWEIQMR; encoded by the exons ATGGTGGAAAGGCAGGAAATGGTTTATTTCCCACTGTATGCCTGGTGTATGATGTGtatcctttgtgtgtgtatactgtatgggTTTTCTCTCTGCTCGTTTCCCAGTGTTGTCCCCGAtgatgaagggagagaaaagttCAAGACAAGTGACCATGTTGCTTTTTACAG GCGACAGATGCAGGGTCCGAACTTGCAGCACCGAGCCCTTTTGGACACCATGGTGCTCACAGAGAAAGGGGCACGTTTTGAGCTGCTGGAGCCCGACACACAG ACCAGACTGCTTCTCACTGTCTCACCTTGCAAAAATGACACTGTGAGGATTTCGATAGATGAACTCCAGCCAATTAAAGCACGCTACCGAGTTCCAGATGTGATAACCGGGGAACCACAGCGTGAACA GTTGAGAGTGGAGAGGCAGACTAAGGACTTTGTCGCCCTTTCTTGGTCTTCAGGACGTCATGGGGTTCGTGTGTGGCATTTTCCTTTCCAAGTGGAGATCCTGTGTGAAGATGCAGCGATGGTTACGTTCAACTCTAAAGGCAAATTGTGGTTTGAGACACTGCAGGATCGGCCCAG AGCCACATCTCCCGCTAGTGAG CTTGAAGAGGACCCCACGGGTTTATTATGGAAAGAGACTTTCAGGCAGTTTGTGGATATCAAAGCTAATG GTCCCAGCAGCATTGGGGCAGACCTCTGTCTTCATGGGTTCAGCCATGTCTTCGGTCTTCCAGAACATGCTGACAGCCTGCGGCTCAGGGACACCAG aGATGGTGAACCTTACCGGCTGTATAACTTGGATGTCTTTGCCTACGACTTGTACAGTCGCCTCGGGCTGTATGGGTCTGTGCCACTGCTGGTGGCCCACAAACTGGACAGGACTTTGGGTGTATTTTGGCTGAATGCATCTGAGACTTTTGTAAACGTACATTACAGCCCCGCTGAACATCAG GATGACCAGACACCCCCGATAAAGAGGAGGCGGCTGCAGCCTCAGACTGACATCCACTGGCTGTCAGAGAGCGGTGTGATTGACTGCGTGGTCCTGCTCGGGCCCAGTCCACAGCAGCTCTTCGGCCAGTATGCTCAGTTGACAG GATACCAAGCCTTGCCCCCTCTGTTTGCCCTCGGGTACCACCAGTGCCGCTGGAACTACAACGATGAAGCTGACGTGAAGGCTGTAGATGCGGGATTCGATCGCCACAACATCCCTTACGATGTCATCTGGCTGGACATTGAGCACACGGACGGGAAGCGTTACTTCACCTGGGACCCTGTTCTTTTTCCTGAACCGGCTGGCCTGCAGCGCCACctagagaagaagaaaaggaag CTGGTGGTTATAAGTGATCCCCACATCAAAGCTGATCCTGATTGGTCCCTGTACTGTGAGGCCAGAGACGGTGGACTCTTtgtcaaagacagagagggacagctCTATCAGGGCTCGTGCTGGCCCG GTGAGTCCTGTTACCTTGATTTCAGCAGCCCAGCCGCTCGAGCATGGTACTCCAGATGCTTCTCCCTGGATAAGTacaaa GGATCGACGCCATCGTTATTTGTGTGGAACGACATGAACGAACCGTCTGTGTTCGACGGGCCGGAGCAGACGATGCCGAAGGACGCGGTGCACTGCGGGGGCTGGGAACACCGGGAATTACACAACCTGTATGGCTTTTACCAG CACATGGCCACAGTGGAGGGTCTGATAACTCGCTCAGGCGGCTCAGAGAGACCCTTTGTTCTGTCACGCTCCTTCTTTGCTGGGTCACAGAGACTTG GAGCAATATGGACAGGTGACAACGTTGCCACTTGGGAGTATCTGAAGATCTCGATCCCGATGCTTTTGTCTCTTAGTGTGGCAGGCATAGCATTTTGTGGAG CTGATGTTGGCGGGTTTATTAAGGATCCGGATCCAGAGCTGCTGGTGCGCTGGTACCAGGCAGCCGCCCTGCAGCCGTTTTTCCGCGGTCACTCTGCAAAGGGGACAAAGCGCCGGGAGCCCTGGCTGTTTGGAGAGGAGGTTACTGCTGCAATCCGCACCGTAATCCAACAGAG ATACTGCCTGCTGCCCTACTGGTACACTCTGTTCCACCAGGCTCACACCTCTGGTCTGCCTCCACTCAG ACCTCTGTGGGTGGAGTTCTCCAGAGAACAGAGCACCTTCACTGTGGACAACCAATATATGATTG GGGGAGCCCTGCTGGCCTGTCCTGTCGTTGAACCGGGTCTTCAAGAAGTCAGAGTGTTACTTCCTGGATCTGCTGAG aTCTGGTATGATGTCCACTCTGCAAAGGCGTACAAAGGAGGCAAGACTCTGAGTCTTCCAGTCACCCTGGACACA GTTCCTGTGTTCCAGCGGGGCGGATCGGTGGTCTGCAGGTGGGCAGGAAGTGGCTCCTGTACAGCCGAACTCCAGCAGCTGCCCCTCTCCATCACTGTGGCTCTAAGCTCTCAG ggTGCTGCTGACGGCGAGTTATTCCTGGACGACGGCCACTCCTTCAACTACCGGGACAGCAAGGCCTTCTGTCTGCGCAGGTTCGACATGCGGTCAGGTCGGCTGCTCTGCCG TCCTGCCAGGGAAGAGGGAACATTTGACTGTGATACTGCCGTCCACTCGGTCACCGTCCTGGGGGTGAAGAGCAAACCGTCCACTGTGATTGTGCATGCGTCAG GTTCTAAGGACACCTCTGCAGCATTTCAGTACACGGAGACCTGCTGCACGCTGACATTGAGCAACCTGAACCTCGGAGTGGCGGCGGACTGGGAGATACAGATGCGTTAA
- the ganc gene encoding neutral alpha-glucosidase C isoform X2, with translation MAEESQPVISVVPDDEGREKFKTSDHVAFYRRQMQGPNLQHRALLDTMVLTEKGARFELLEPDTQTRLLLTVSPCKNDTVRISIDELQPIKARYRVPDVITGEPQREQLRVERQTKDFVALSWSSGRHGVRVWHFPFQVEILCEDAAMVTFNSKGKLWFETLQDRPRATSPASELEEDPTGLLWKETFRQFVDIKANGPSSIGADLCLHGFSHVFGLPEHADSLRLRDTRDGEPYRLYNLDVFAYDLYSRLGLYGSVPLLVAHKLDRTLGVFWLNASETFVNVHYSPAEHQDDQTPPIKRRRLQPQTDIHWLSESGVIDCVVLLGPSPQQLFGQYAQLTGYQALPPLFALGYHQCRWNYNDEADVKAVDAGFDRHNIPYDVIWLDIEHTDGKRYFTWDPVLFPEPAGLQRHLEKKKRKLVVISDPHIKADPDWSLYCEARDGGLFVKDREGQLYQGSCWPGESCYLDFSSPAARAWYSRCFSLDKYKGSTPSLFVWNDMNEPSVFDGPEQTMPKDAVHCGGWEHRELHNLYGFYQHMATVEGLITRSGGSERPFVLSRSFFAGSQRLGAIWTGDNVATWEYLKISIPMLLSLSVAGIAFCGADVGGFIKDPDPELLVRWYQAAALQPFFRGHSAKGTKRREPWLFGEEVTAAIRTVIQQRYCLLPYWYTLFHQAHTSGLPPLRPLWVEFSREQSTFTVDNQYMIGGALLACPVVEPGLQEVRVLLPGSAEIWYDVHSAKAYKGGKTLSLPVTLDTVPVFQRGGSVVCRWAGSGSCTAELQQLPLSITVALSSQGAADGELFLDDGHSFNYRDSKAFCLRRFDMRSGRLLCRPAREEGTFDCDTAVHSVTVLGVKSKPSTVIVHASGSKDTSAAFQYTETCCTLTLSNLNLGVAADWEIQMR, from the exons ATGGCGGAAGAGAGCCAACCCGTTATTAG TGTTGTCCCCGAtgatgaagggagagaaaagttCAAGACAAGTGACCATGTTGCTTTTTACAG GCGACAGATGCAGGGTCCGAACTTGCAGCACCGAGCCCTTTTGGACACCATGGTGCTCACAGAGAAAGGGGCACGTTTTGAGCTGCTGGAGCCCGACACACAG ACCAGACTGCTTCTCACTGTCTCACCTTGCAAAAATGACACTGTGAGGATTTCGATAGATGAACTCCAGCCAATTAAAGCACGCTACCGAGTTCCAGATGTGATAACCGGGGAACCACAGCGTGAACA GTTGAGAGTGGAGAGGCAGACTAAGGACTTTGTCGCCCTTTCTTGGTCTTCAGGACGTCATGGGGTTCGTGTGTGGCATTTTCCTTTCCAAGTGGAGATCCTGTGTGAAGATGCAGCGATGGTTACGTTCAACTCTAAAGGCAAATTGTGGTTTGAGACACTGCAGGATCGGCCCAG AGCCACATCTCCCGCTAGTGAG CTTGAAGAGGACCCCACGGGTTTATTATGGAAAGAGACTTTCAGGCAGTTTGTGGATATCAAAGCTAATG GTCCCAGCAGCATTGGGGCAGACCTCTGTCTTCATGGGTTCAGCCATGTCTTCGGTCTTCCAGAACATGCTGACAGCCTGCGGCTCAGGGACACCAG aGATGGTGAACCTTACCGGCTGTATAACTTGGATGTCTTTGCCTACGACTTGTACAGTCGCCTCGGGCTGTATGGGTCTGTGCCACTGCTGGTGGCCCACAAACTGGACAGGACTTTGGGTGTATTTTGGCTGAATGCATCTGAGACTTTTGTAAACGTACATTACAGCCCCGCTGAACATCAG GATGACCAGACACCCCCGATAAAGAGGAGGCGGCTGCAGCCTCAGACTGACATCCACTGGCTGTCAGAGAGCGGTGTGATTGACTGCGTGGTCCTGCTCGGGCCCAGTCCACAGCAGCTCTTCGGCCAGTATGCTCAGTTGACAG GATACCAAGCCTTGCCCCCTCTGTTTGCCCTCGGGTACCACCAGTGCCGCTGGAACTACAACGATGAAGCTGACGTGAAGGCTGTAGATGCGGGATTCGATCGCCACAACATCCCTTACGATGTCATCTGGCTGGACATTGAGCACACGGACGGGAAGCGTTACTTCACCTGGGACCCTGTTCTTTTTCCTGAACCGGCTGGCCTGCAGCGCCACctagagaagaagaaaaggaag CTGGTGGTTATAAGTGATCCCCACATCAAAGCTGATCCTGATTGGTCCCTGTACTGTGAGGCCAGAGACGGTGGACTCTTtgtcaaagacagagagggacagctCTATCAGGGCTCGTGCTGGCCCG GTGAGTCCTGTTACCTTGATTTCAGCAGCCCAGCCGCTCGAGCATGGTACTCCAGATGCTTCTCCCTGGATAAGTacaaa GGATCGACGCCATCGTTATTTGTGTGGAACGACATGAACGAACCGTCTGTGTTCGACGGGCCGGAGCAGACGATGCCGAAGGACGCGGTGCACTGCGGGGGCTGGGAACACCGGGAATTACACAACCTGTATGGCTTTTACCAG CACATGGCCACAGTGGAGGGTCTGATAACTCGCTCAGGCGGCTCAGAGAGACCCTTTGTTCTGTCACGCTCCTTCTTTGCTGGGTCACAGAGACTTG GAGCAATATGGACAGGTGACAACGTTGCCACTTGGGAGTATCTGAAGATCTCGATCCCGATGCTTTTGTCTCTTAGTGTGGCAGGCATAGCATTTTGTGGAG CTGATGTTGGCGGGTTTATTAAGGATCCGGATCCAGAGCTGCTGGTGCGCTGGTACCAGGCAGCCGCCCTGCAGCCGTTTTTCCGCGGTCACTCTGCAAAGGGGACAAAGCGCCGGGAGCCCTGGCTGTTTGGAGAGGAGGTTACTGCTGCAATCCGCACCGTAATCCAACAGAG ATACTGCCTGCTGCCCTACTGGTACACTCTGTTCCACCAGGCTCACACCTCTGGTCTGCCTCCACTCAG ACCTCTGTGGGTGGAGTTCTCCAGAGAACAGAGCACCTTCACTGTGGACAACCAATATATGATTG GGGGAGCCCTGCTGGCCTGTCCTGTCGTTGAACCGGGTCTTCAAGAAGTCAGAGTGTTACTTCCTGGATCTGCTGAG aTCTGGTATGATGTCCACTCTGCAAAGGCGTACAAAGGAGGCAAGACTCTGAGTCTTCCAGTCACCCTGGACACA GTTCCTGTGTTCCAGCGGGGCGGATCGGTGGTCTGCAGGTGGGCAGGAAGTGGCTCCTGTACAGCCGAACTCCAGCAGCTGCCCCTCTCCATCACTGTGGCTCTAAGCTCTCAG ggTGCTGCTGACGGCGAGTTATTCCTGGACGACGGCCACTCCTTCAACTACCGGGACAGCAAGGCCTTCTGTCTGCGCAGGTTCGACATGCGGTCAGGTCGGCTGCTCTGCCG TCCTGCCAGGGAAGAGGGAACATTTGACTGTGATACTGCCGTCCACTCGGTCACCGTCCTGGGGGTGAAGAGCAAACCGTCCACTGTGATTGTGCATGCGTCAG GTTCTAAGGACACCTCTGCAGCATTTCAGTACACGGAGACCTGCTGCACGCTGACATTGAGCAACCTGAACCTCGGAGTGGCGGCGGACTGGGAGATACAGATGCGTTAA